Proteins found in one Cheilinus undulatus linkage group 9, ASM1832078v1, whole genome shotgun sequence genomic segment:
- the LOC121514785 gene encoding myoD family inhibitor domain-containing protein-like: MLPGDHLSVDETEGQSNPTKGSASLKSKQEVHPARDPVSRGNTIPADLISTQPLPAAAPPSEASQEAAESKKPTCLRCGLTVSDHRPSPVLPAVSRLQGSSLSVHSSSSSRKSKRSRSSVAGSQQHAATPADSCLHLLLACLFCQCSVLLLGVLEACSSCLSGLCSSCCNACSRCCSAIQETPVEEFNCNAHCHSVMFESCFEPTECLEFCLECCEICHRS, encoded by the exons ATGTTACCAGGAGATCATTTATCTGTGGATGAGACGGAGGGACAGAGCAACCCGACTAAAG GCAGTGCGTCCttaaaatccaaacaggaagtccatccAGCACGTGACCCTGTTAGCAGAGGAAATACCATCCCCGCTGACCTCATCAGCA CTCAGCCTCtacctgctgcagctccaccATCAGAGGCCTCACAGGAGGCGGCAGAAAGTAAGAAGCCCACCTGCCTTCGATGTGGCCTCACGGTCTCAGACCACAGACCGTCCCCTGTCCTCCCTGCAGTGAGTCGTCTGCAGGGGTCCAGCCTGTCGgtgcacagcagcagcagcagcaggaagagcAAGAGGAGCAGGAGCAGTGTGGCTGGATCACAACAACATGCTGCCACACCTGCTG ACTCCTGTTTACACCTGCTGCTGGCGTGTCTCTTCTGTCAGTGCTCCGTGCTGCTCCTGGGTGTGTTGGAGGCCTGCTCCTCCTGCCTCAGcggcctctgctcctcctgctgCAACGCCTGCAGCCGCTGCTGTTCGGCCATCCAGGAGACGCCGGTGGAGGAGTTCAACTGCAACGCACACTGCCACTCGGTGATGTTCGAGTCCTGTTTTGAGCCCACTGAGTGTCTGGAGTTTTGTTTGGAGTGCTGTGAGATCTGCCATCGAAGCTGA